One Streptomyces sp. R28 DNA window includes the following coding sequences:
- the pgsB gene encoding poly-gamma-glutamate synthase PgsB, with protein MLFLYCVLATCCVGLLVAGIVEQRRHDANLAAIPTRVLVNGIRGKSSITRLCAGALRGSGLTTVAKTTGTAARFIHPDATEEPVYRKFGIANVVEQIGIVRRAAGYRPDVLVMECMAVMPALQEINQSKLIRSTIGVLCNVREDHLAEMGPTLDDVARSLCRSMPEGGVCVTAEKERFHILQEEADARNCELVYADPETVTDEELRGFSWFTFKENVAIALAVAELLGVDRATALKGMYEAPPDPGVLSVERYRTPDGGRLRFANVFAANDPESTLMNINQLLELGAIHRPLHVVINCRPDRVERNGQMGALIPQLDPETVFLIGHPTKSAADALPTHWTGNVVDLGGDRRDPDRLTTDLLAHLGPDSSLVAIGNIHGQGELFLERLAALAPDHPDAAADPAGPSDPSDAPTSLVAHHNSSHGEFR; from the coding sequence GTGCTCTTCCTGTACTGCGTCCTCGCGACGTGCTGCGTCGGCCTGCTCGTCGCAGGCATCGTCGAACAGCGCCGCCATGACGCGAATCTCGCCGCCATACCCACCCGAGTGCTGGTCAACGGCATTCGCGGCAAGTCCTCCATCACCCGGCTGTGCGCGGGCGCCCTGCGCGGCAGCGGCCTGACCACTGTCGCCAAGACCACGGGCACCGCCGCCCGGTTCATCCACCCCGATGCCACCGAAGAGCCGGTCTACCGCAAGTTCGGCATCGCCAACGTCGTGGAGCAGATCGGCATCGTCCGGCGGGCCGCAGGCTACCGGCCCGATGTCCTGGTCATGGAGTGCATGGCCGTCATGCCCGCACTCCAGGAGATCAACCAGTCCAAGCTGATCCGCTCCACGATCGGCGTGCTCTGCAACGTCCGCGAGGACCATCTCGCCGAGATGGGCCCGACGCTGGACGACGTGGCCCGCTCCCTGTGCCGGTCCATGCCGGAGGGCGGCGTCTGCGTCACCGCGGAGAAGGAGCGCTTCCACATCCTCCAGGAGGAGGCCGACGCCCGGAACTGCGAGCTGGTCTACGCCGACCCGGAAACCGTCACCGATGAGGAACTGCGCGGCTTCAGCTGGTTCACCTTCAAGGAGAACGTCGCCATCGCACTCGCGGTCGCCGAACTGCTCGGCGTCGACCGCGCGACCGCGCTGAAGGGAATGTACGAGGCGCCGCCGGACCCCGGTGTGCTGTCCGTCGAGCGGTACCGCACCCCTGACGGAGGGCGGCTGCGATTCGCGAACGTCTTCGCCGCCAACGACCCCGAGTCGACGCTGATGAACATCAACCAGCTGCTCGAACTGGGCGCGATCCACCGTCCGTTGCACGTCGTCATCAACTGCCGTCCCGACCGTGTGGAGCGCAACGGGCAGATGGGCGCGCTCATCCCCCAGCTCGACCCGGAGACGGTGTTCCTCATCGGCCACCCCACCAAGTCGGCCGCCGACGCCCTACCCACCCACTGGACCGGGAACGTCGTCGATCTCGGCGGCGACCGCCGCGACCCCGACCGGCTCACCACCGATCTGCTGGCCCACCTGGGGCCGGACTCCTCGCTCGTCGCCATCGGAAACATCCACGGCCAGGGCGAACTCTTCCTGGAGCGGCTCGCGGCACTCGCGCCCGACCACCCCGACGCCGCCGCCGACCCCGCCGGTCCCTCCGACCCGAGCGACGCCCCCACCTCACTCGTCGCCCACCACAACTCCTCGCATGGAGAGTTCCGTTGA
- a CDS encoding cache and HAMP domain-containing protein, with protein sequence MAVLGGVRPPLAALPVLLALVAGLTVFAVGSDAERGVPEAVLSSQQHIAEDGAVALQGAVDQSVTDLRAAAADFGGSKAVPADAMLNRLDRSSRRWRGTAVVDVSTDRLLASHGEALPLGKVNLRGLPANPPPRLVRDDSGVTRLLAFATLSQGGRQELLVASQSLKPPGISVGKKHTLTVVDRDGATLTSAGPGSGTDGAKALAGTAAREAQSKGPSETAAAGGFDGPSGSLVRAADGNTRTAVGYAAVARGTAAKESPSSALGLTVVTTVRTEHHGAGTGDLRLALLAAAVLLALAAGVTAALHLVVQRPVLRLRREAHRLGSADLTAPVHAPRFGEPARVGAALEALRLQLLGRGGPSQETAARPPAKGRVLLGTGRGRRRLGLRTVLVVCAFALLAWPASMLLTIGSTLPRPAAVVPRLISDDQRQRTETTADRVRRGINDGYADLTHLATVLDTSRSEEARKVLDRSLEQHGRYRSLYVVDGAGRILARAGGEPRTPNKARVRPGVTQTNTSGREPVLAAVAAQPVKGVPTKAGRHYVVGEFKVRYLTGILDRPGLGSVWLVDSAHRVIASNKGFVAFGRVSDGRLRAQMKAVRTTKGSTELLLGWRDPAVAAVAPFTNKPGVASALGWKVASIRPVFWIGLPEYEAQRRIMLVGLLGVTTGALCIGWLYLVVVRPLRELAQGAEALAAGDRRTVLYPRYHDEVGSVARSLELIRQRLPRTDAPSAPGSPDGAPTPSVSPSGPGPRS encoded by the coding sequence ATGGCTGTGTTAGGAGGTGTACGGCCGCCACTGGCGGCCCTGCCGGTTCTGCTGGCGCTCGTCGCGGGCCTGACGGTGTTCGCGGTCGGGAGCGATGCCGAACGGGGCGTCCCCGAGGCCGTTCTCAGCTCCCAGCAGCACATCGCCGAGGACGGGGCGGTCGCGCTGCAGGGCGCCGTCGACCAGAGCGTCACCGATCTGCGGGCAGCGGCCGCGGACTTCGGTGGCTCCAAGGCCGTACCGGCGGACGCGATGCTGAACCGTCTCGACCGGTCCTCCCGAAGGTGGCGGGGTACCGCCGTCGTCGACGTGTCCACAGATCGGCTGCTCGCCTCGCACGGCGAGGCCCTACCGCTCGGGAAGGTGAACCTTCGTGGGCTGCCGGCCAACCCGCCACCGAGACTGGTGCGGGACGACTCGGGTGTCACCCGGCTGCTGGCCTTCGCGACGCTGTCGCAAGGCGGCAGGCAGGAGTTGCTCGTCGCCTCCCAGAGCCTGAAGCCGCCGGGCATCTCCGTCGGCAAGAAGCACACGCTCACCGTCGTGGACCGTGACGGGGCCACTCTCACCTCGGCCGGGCCGGGATCCGGCACCGACGGGGCGAAGGCGCTGGCCGGCACCGCCGCCCGCGAGGCGCAGAGCAAAGGGCCGTCGGAAACCGCCGCCGCCGGAGGCTTCGACGGTCCGAGCGGCAGTCTCGTCAGGGCGGCGGACGGCAACACCCGTACCGCCGTCGGATACGCCGCAGTCGCCCGAGGAACTGCCGCGAAAGAGAGTCCGAGCAGCGCACTCGGACTGACGGTCGTCACGACGGTGCGAACCGAGCATCACGGGGCCGGGACCGGTGACCTTCGCCTCGCCCTCCTCGCCGCCGCCGTACTCCTGGCCCTCGCGGCCGGGGTCACCGCCGCCCTCCACCTGGTGGTGCAGCGGCCTGTGCTGCGGTTGCGCCGCGAAGCGCACAGGCTCGGCTCGGCTGACCTCACGGCTCCCGTCCACGCGCCCCGCTTCGGGGAACCTGCCCGGGTCGGCGCCGCGCTGGAGGCACTGCGCCTTCAACTCCTCGGCAGGGGTGGGCCATCGCAGGAGACGGCCGCGCGGCCACCGGCCAAGGGGCGTGTTCTGCTCGGGACGGGCAGGGGCCGGCGTCGGCTCGGACTGCGCACCGTCCTCGTGGTGTGCGCGTTCGCTCTGCTGGCCTGGCCCGCGTCGATGCTGCTGACGATCGGCAGCACCCTGCCGCGCCCGGCCGCGGTCGTACCGCGGCTGATCTCAGACGATCAGCGGCAACGCACCGAGACGACGGCGGATCGCGTGCGCAGGGGGATCAACGACGGGTACGCGGATCTCACCCATCTCGCCACCGTTCTCGACACTTCCCGGTCGGAGGAGGCGCGCAAGGTCCTCGACAGATCCCTGGAGCAGCACGGCCGGTATCGGTCCCTGTACGTCGTCGACGGCGCCGGCAGGATCCTGGCCCGCGCCGGTGGTGAACCCCGTACCCCGAACAAGGCCCGCGTCAGGCCCGGGGTCACGCAGACGAACACCTCCGGCAGGGAACCGGTCCTCGCCGCCGTGGCCGCTCAGCCAGTCAAGGGCGTGCCGACGAAGGCCGGGCGCCACTATGTCGTGGGCGAGTTCAAGGTCCGGTACCTGACCGGCATCCTCGACCGACCCGGTCTCGGCTCGGTGTGGCTGGTGGACTCCGCGCATCGGGTCATCGCGTCCAACAAGGGGTTCGTGGCCTTCGGGCGGGTCTCCGACGGCCGGCTGCGAGCCCAGATGAAGGCCGTCCGCACGACCAAGGGCTCTACGGAGCTGCTGCTCGGCTGGAGGGATCCGGCGGTCGCCGCCGTGGCGCCGTTCACCAACAAGCCGGGAGTCGCGAGCGCACTCGGCTGGAAGGTCGCCTCGATCAGGCCGGTGTTCTGGATCGGCCTGCCTGAGTACGAGGCACAGCGGCGGATCATGCTCGTCGGTCTGCTGGGGGTGACCACGGGCGCCCTCTGCATCGGCTGGCTGTACCTCGTCGTCGTACGGCCGCTACGTGAACTCGCGCAGGGCGCCGAGGCGTTGGCAGCCGGGGACCGCAGAACGGTGCTCTACCCGCGCTACCACGACGAGGTGGGATCCGTCGCCCGCAGCCTCGAACTGATCAGACAGCGACTCCCGCGCACCGACGCACCGTCCGCGCCCGGTTCCCCGGACGGAGCGCCCACTCCCTCCGTTTCCCCCTCCGGCCCCGGTCCCAGGAGCTGA
- a CDS encoding NlpC/P60 family protein, with protein sequence MASHASHGSQGAGIRTRSGPLRFERIGNPARTVARDPRGTVIATFTDGARTAVLTGPSRTFAEPRTTDAKVVTKNWVRLLPKPWARGAEQSAWFKNWLRSRLDSRDPDILATAFDYIAGAPARTTAAGVKYSGAARYTPSTPSDSGRAVQGKPKPRTGSDFYDYLGIPWTFPDAVTRRPEKDRARSVDSSGYVRLVYGYRSGFPLNSRDNAAGNGLQRSPDAIARGRLGVPVIPLTDRRPAVIQQLQPGDLVFFKTRELPGGRIGHIGIYLGLDTADHPRFISSRKNAGGPTMGDKGGTSRLDGDGYYAHGLRGARRL encoded by the coding sequence ATGGCATCACATGCATCGCATGGATCACAGGGTGCCGGAATCCGGACCAGGAGCGGCCCGCTGCGCTTCGAGCGGATCGGCAACCCCGCCCGCACGGTCGCCCGCGACCCGCGCGGCACCGTCATCGCCACGTTCACCGACGGCGCCCGTACAGCCGTACTGACAGGACCCAGCAGGACCTTCGCGGAGCCGCGTACGACGGATGCCAAGGTCGTCACCAAGAACTGGGTGCGGCTGCTGCCCAAGCCATGGGCCCGTGGCGCGGAGCAGAGCGCCTGGTTCAAGAACTGGCTCAGGTCCCGGCTCGACAGCCGCGACCCCGACATCCTCGCCACCGCCTTCGACTACATCGCCGGTGCCCCGGCCCGGACGACGGCAGCGGGAGTCAAATACAGCGGTGCCGCCCGCTACACGCCCAGCACCCCCAGCGACTCCGGGCGTGCTGTGCAGGGGAAGCCGAAGCCGCGCACGGGCTCGGACTTCTACGACTACCTGGGCATCCCCTGGACCTTCCCCGACGCGGTCACCCGCCGCCCCGAGAAGGACCGCGCGCGCTCCGTCGACAGCTCCGGCTATGTCCGGCTGGTGTACGGATACCGCTCTGGATTCCCGCTGAACAGCAGGGACAACGCGGCGGGCAACGGGCTGCAGCGGAGCCCCGACGCGATCGCCCGCGGGCGGCTCGGCGTACCCGTGATCCCCCTCACCGACCGCCGCCCCGCCGTCATCCAGCAGCTCCAGCCCGGCGACCTGGTGTTCTTCAAGACACGGGAACTGCCCGGCGGACGGATCGGCCACATCGGTATCTACCTCGGCCTGGACACCGCCGACCACCCGCGCTTCATCTCCAGCCGGAAGAACGCGGGCGGCCCCACCATGGGTGACAAGGGCGGCACCTCACGGCTCGACGGTGACGGCTACTACGCACACGGGCTGCGCGGGGCACGACGCCTCTGA
- a CDS encoding poly-gamma-glutamate biosynthesis protein PgsC/CapC has product MIPAVVTPQIAAIGIALGLVFSLLCYLTTNLSPGGMITPGWLALTLVDDLRRAAMVAAVAGLTYLLTKLLQRFVILYGKRLFAAVVLIGVLLQAGLSLVLQQQFPTLFAHQALGFIVPGLIAYQLERQPKTATVLSTGAVTFATYVILVSGLLLGALPTT; this is encoded by the coding sequence TTGATCCCCGCAGTAGTCACACCCCAGATCGCCGCCATCGGCATCGCCCTCGGTCTGGTCTTCTCCCTCCTGTGCTACCTGACCACGAACCTCTCACCGGGCGGCATGATCACCCCCGGCTGGCTCGCCCTCACCCTCGTCGACGATCTGCGGCGTGCCGCCATGGTCGCGGCCGTGGCCGGCCTGACCTACCTGCTGACCAAGCTGCTGCAGCGCTTCGTCATCCTCTACGGCAAGCGGCTGTTCGCCGCCGTCGTGCTCATCGGTGTCCTGCTCCAGGCCGGGCTCTCCCTGGTGCTCCAGCAGCAGTTCCCCACGCTGTTCGCCCATCAGGCCCTCGGGTTCATCGTCCCCGGTCTCATCGCCTACCAGCTCGAGAGGCAGCCGAAGACAGCGACGGTCCTCTCCACCGGCGCGGTCACTTTCGCCACCTACGTGATCTTGGTGTCCGGGCTGCTGCTGGGCGCCCTGCCCACGACATGA
- a CDS encoding cation:proton antiporter: MISVLIVITTVVAGWSLVAGRLEQRHVRAPLVLVLAGVVTGVFTHSHIAVTLNSEVAQHVAEVILAVLLFVDATELPGGRLFGNDPGSAARALLVALPLSLITMVLLGTLLLPGLPVALLLLIACIVVPTDFAPAETLVRDRRIPARVRSVLNVESGYNDGIVSPLFLFALILVGTNSVTRTPAQALGTAVPFALKALVAGFVVGALVAWLINLADRAEWMTEQSRRIVVLVTPLLAYTVTTAMDGNGFVASFVCGIAFRYVRQAPVRRRGASAPHASDFQLIEDTNSMMTMCMWFFFGNAVVLALGEGVDWPAIVLCVAALTVVRILPIMLAFLGSKFTWRERLMVGALGPRGTTSIVFGLLAFNALPDGQYADTALYAMTLTVLGSVLLHGGGSVVIARSLTGPPPSAGGGPGSPGTDEPESQVAAKRS, translated from the coding sequence ATGATCTCTGTCCTGATTGTGATCACCACGGTGGTGGCCGGGTGGTCGCTGGTCGCCGGCCGGCTGGAGCAACGGCATGTGCGGGCTCCTCTGGTGCTGGTGCTCGCGGGCGTGGTCACGGGGGTGTTCACCCACAGCCATATCGCCGTCACCCTGAACTCCGAGGTCGCCCAGCATGTGGCCGAGGTCATCCTGGCCGTCCTGCTGTTCGTCGACGCCACCGAGCTGCCGGGCGGGCGACTGTTCGGCAACGACCCCGGCTCCGCCGCGCGGGCACTGCTGGTGGCCCTGCCGCTGAGCCTGATCACGATGGTCCTGCTGGGGACGTTGCTGCTGCCCGGGCTGCCGGTCGCGCTGCTGCTGCTCATCGCGTGCATCGTCGTCCCGACCGACTTCGCTCCGGCCGAGACGCTGGTCCGCGACCGGCGTATCCCGGCGAGGGTGCGCAGCGTGCTCAACGTGGAGAGCGGCTACAACGACGGCATCGTCTCGCCCCTCTTCCTGTTCGCACTGATCCTCGTCGGCACCAACTCCGTCACCCGAACGCCCGCGCAAGCCCTCGGCACGGCCGTGCCGTTCGCGCTGAAGGCCCTCGTGGCCGGCTTCGTGGTGGGGGCGCTGGTGGCGTGGCTGATCAATCTGGCCGACCGCGCGGAGTGGATGACGGAGCAGTCCCGGCGGATCGTCGTGCTGGTCACACCGCTGCTCGCCTACACCGTGACCACGGCGATGGACGGCAATGGCTTCGTGGCCTCGTTCGTGTGCGGGATCGCCTTCCGCTACGTCAGGCAGGCACCGGTCCGCCGACGGGGCGCCTCGGCTCCCCACGCCTCGGACTTCCAGCTCATCGAGGACACCAACTCGATGATGACGATGTGCATGTGGTTCTTCTTCGGCAACGCCGTGGTGCTCGCACTGGGCGAGGGCGTCGACTGGCCCGCCATCGTGCTCTGCGTCGCCGCGCTCACCGTCGTGCGCATCCTTCCGATCATGCTCGCCTTCCTCGGCTCGAAGTTCACCTGGCGAGAACGGCTCATGGTCGGCGCGCTCGGACCACGCGGCACCACCTCCATCGTGTTCGGCCTGCTCGCGTTCAACGCTCTGCCGGACGGGCAGTACGCCGACACCGCCCTGTACGCCATGACCCTGACGGTGCTCGGCAGCGTTCTGCTCCACGGCGGCGGCTCGGTGGTCATCGCCCGGTCCCTGACCGGCCCGCCCCCGTCGGCCGGCGGCGGCCCGGGCTCCCCGGGGACCGACGAGCCGGAGTCACAGGTCGCCGCCAAGCGGAGTTGA